In Allomuricauda ruestringensis DSM 13258, the following proteins share a genomic window:
- a CDS encoding type I restriction enzyme HsdR N-terminal domain-containing protein, whose product MQALNFPPYSFRIKNSQNRQYIFDDIRKKFVVLQPEEWVRQHVLHFLVYTKNYPKSLVNAEKQLTVNKLKKRYDIVVFNSDGSIFLLVECKAPEIKITQSTFDQIARYNYQLKANYLMVTNGLEHYYCEMDHGNEKYRFLEEIPDFSR is encoded by the coding sequence ATGCAAGCTTTGAACTTTCCGCCCTATTCATTTCGTATCAAAAATAGCCAAAATAGACAGTACATTTTTGACGATATCCGTAAAAAATTTGTGGTACTCCAACCTGAAGAATGGGTACGACAGCATGTACTTCATTTTTTGGTGTATACGAAGAACTACCCTAAAAGCTTGGTGAATGCCGAAAAGCAACTAACGGTCAACAAACTCAAGAAACGCTACGATATTGTTGTTTTTAATTCGGATGGTTCTATTTTTCTACTTGTAGAGTGCAAAGCACCGGAAATTAAAATAACCCAATCCACCTTCGACCAGATTGCGAGGTACAACTATCAACTAAAAGCTAACTACCTAATGGTGACCAATGGTTTGGAACATTATTATTGTGAAATGGACCACGGGAATGAAAAATACAGGTTTTTAGAGGAAATTCCTGATTTTAGCCGTTAA
- a CDS encoding L-threonylcarbamoyladenylate synthase: protein MAELIRLYEENPNPKQVEKVVNVLRKGGLVIYPTDTVYGLGCDITNSKALQRIARIKGIKLEKANWSFICADLSNLSDYVRQIDGPTFKLLKRTLPGPYTFILPGNNNLPKDFKKKKTVGIRVPDNAIARALVSELGHPIVSTSIRDDDDILEYTTDPELIYEKWQNLVDIVIDGGYGDNVASTVIDLSGEEPEVIREGKGSLEIF, encoded by the coding sequence ATGGCAGAGTTGATAAGACTTTACGAAGAAAACCCGAATCCCAAGCAAGTTGAAAAAGTTGTGAACGTGCTTAGGAAAGGAGGGCTTGTAATCTATCCTACGGATACGGTTTACGGTCTTGGTTGCGATATAACCAACTCAAAGGCCCTACAGCGCATTGCAAGGATAAAAGGGATAAAGTTGGAAAAGGCCAATTGGTCCTTTATTTGTGCGGACTTGAGTAATTTGTCCGATTATGTTCGGCAGATAGATGGTCCAACATTTAAATTATTAAAGCGTACCCTTCCCGGGCCTTATACTTTTATACTTCCAGGGAACAACAACCTTCCGAAAGATTTTAAAAAGAAAAAAACGGTGGGTATCCGCGTGCCCGATAATGCGATTGCCAGGGCATTGGTGTCCGAATTGGGCCACCCTATTGTTTCTACATCTATTCGGGATGATGACGACATTTTGGAATATACCACAGATCCTGAACTTATTTATGAGAAATGGCAGAACCTTGTAGATATTGTCATTGATGGTGGTTACGGAGATAATGTGGCATCTACAGTAATAGATCTTTCCGGTGAAGAACCCGAAGTGATACGGGAGGGCAAGGGCAGCCTTGAGATATTCTGA
- the holA gene encoding DNA polymerase III subunit delta has protein sequence MDKVKEIVSEINKGNPKPIYFLMGEEPYYIDRITQYIAENVLTEDEKGFNQMVLYGKETSVDEIVANAKRFPMMAQHQVVIVKEAQHLSRTIENLVPYADNPQPTTILVLCYKYKKLDKRKKLYKTIKKSGELFESKKLYDNQVADWIRRTLASKKYKISPKSCVMLVEFLGTDLSKISNELEKLTLVVPPTTEITPDLIEEHIGISKDFNNFELKKAIGERNVKKVSQIIDYFAQNPKDNPFVVTVTLLNTFFTQLLQYHGLKDHSPSNVAKVLGVNPYFVNEYVVAAKNYPMKRVSSIISSLRTLDLKGKGVGASNMTQADLLKELLSEII, from the coding sequence ATGGACAAAGTAAAAGAGATTGTATCGGAAATCAATAAGGGAAACCCAAAACCTATTTATTTTTTAATGGGGGAGGAGCCTTACTATATTGACCGTATTACCCAGTACATAGCCGAAAATGTTCTTACGGAGGATGAAAAAGGATTTAACCAAATGGTGCTTTATGGCAAAGAGACCTCTGTTGATGAAATAGTTGCCAATGCCAAGCGGTTTCCGATGATGGCCCAGCACCAGGTTGTTATAGTTAAAGAGGCGCAGCACCTTTCCAGAACCATCGAAAACCTTGTTCCGTATGCCGATAACCCTCAACCAACCACTATTTTGGTGCTTTGTTACAAGTATAAAAAATTGGATAAGCGTAAAAAACTCTACAAGACCATAAAAAAGAGTGGGGAACTTTTTGAAAGTAAAAAGCTTTACGATAACCAAGTTGCAGATTGGATAAGGAGAACTTTGGCCAGCAAAAAATATAAGATATCACCAAAATCTTGCGTGATGCTCGTGGAGTTTTTGGGAACGGACTTGAGCAAAATCAGCAATGAGCTTGAAAAATTGACCTTGGTTGTGCCCCCAACTACCGAAATCACACCTGATTTGATAGAGGAGCATATCGGCATTAGCAAGGATTTCAACAATTTTGAGCTGAAAAAGGCAATTGGTGAACGCAACGTAAAAAAGGTATCCCAAATTATTGACTACTTTGCCCAAAATCCAAAGGACAACCCATTTGTGGTTACGGTTACGCTGTTGAACACATTCTTTACGCAGTTGTTACAGTATCACGGACTTAAAGACCATTCTCCAAGTAATGTGGCCAAAGTATTGGGAGTAAATCCATACTTTGTGAACGAGTATGTAGTGGCCGCAAAAAACTACCCTATGAAAAGGGTGAGCAGTATTATCTCCAGTCTAAGGACATTGGATTTAAAAGGCAAAGGGGTAGGGGCCAGCAATATGACACAAGCCGACTTATTAAAAGAACTCCTATCCGAAATAATCTAG
- a CDS encoding alpha-ketoacid dehydrogenase subunit alpha/beta, whose protein sequence is MKPNPSTSNDISFDDFKSQILQDYETAVTSRECSVMGRREVLSGKAKFGIFGDGKELPQLAMARAFQDGDFRSGYYRDQTFMMALGYLSPKAFFHGLYATTDLEKEPMSAGRQMGGHFVTHSLNEDGSWKNLTEQKNSSADISCTAGQMPRLLGLAQASKIYRNVDGIDQTNFSKNGDEVAWGTIGNASTSEGHFFETMNAAGVMQVPMVVCIWDDEYGISVPSEYHTTKGDISEALSGLQRDDDKKGFEILKVKGWDYTALIHAFENASDIAREGHVPVLIHVTELTQPQGHSTSGSHERYKSSERLEWERENDCNKRFREWILENGISTEEYLKKVEREIKHKVRAAKKEAWSEFLKPQLAAKKELVPLLEKTANQSPNRAFITKLKNDLIAIEEPLKKDLASKSRQALRYLLGESTPEKKQLQQWVDDFLATNEPQFSSHLYNELGNKATKVEQVLPSYSNESEVDGRIILRDNFDALFTKYPEALVFGEDTGNIGDVNQGLEGLQKKYGELRVADTGIRETSIIGQGIGMALRGLRPIAEIQYLDYILYAIQTLSDDLATLMYRTVGKQKAPLIVRTRGHRLEGIWHSGSPMGGLINLLRGMYILTPRNMTQAAGFYNTLMKSDEPALIIESLNGYRLKEKKPSNLGEFCTPIGKVETLKEGTDITLLSYGSTLRIVEKVANDLLEVGIDAEVIDAQSLLPFDLEHDVVKSLQKTNRFLVIDEDVPGGCSAYLLQEVVEKQGGYRYLDSAPQTLSAKAHRPAYASDGDYFSKPNAEDIFEKVYQIMHESDPKSYPALR, encoded by the coding sequence ATGAAACCTAACCCTAGTACAAGTAACGATATTTCCTTTGACGATTTCAAATCTCAGATTCTTCAAGATTATGAGACAGCTGTCACCAGCAGGGAATGTAGTGTAATGGGGAGACGGGAAGTACTTTCTGGAAAAGCCAAGTTTGGTATTTTTGGAGATGGAAAGGAACTTCCACAGTTGGCCATGGCAAGGGCATTTCAAGATGGTGATTTTAGGAGCGGGTATTACCGTGACCAGACCTTTATGATGGCATTGGGCTATTTAAGTCCAAAGGCCTTTTTTCACGGACTTTATGCCACTACGGACTTGGAGAAAGAGCCCATGAGTGCCGGAAGGCAAATGGGCGGCCATTTTGTAACCCATAGTTTAAATGAAGATGGTTCTTGGAAAAACCTAACGGAACAAAAAAACAGTAGCGCAGATATTTCCTGTACAGCAGGCCAAATGCCTCGCTTGCTTGGTTTGGCCCAAGCCTCTAAAATATATCGCAATGTTGACGGCATTGATCAGACCAACTTCTCCAAAAATGGAGATGAAGTAGCTTGGGGGACCATCGGTAACGCCAGTACCAGCGAAGGACATTTTTTTGAGACAATGAATGCCGCTGGGGTAATGCAAGTGCCCATGGTCGTCTGTATTTGGGATGATGAATACGGTATTTCCGTGCCATCGGAATATCACACCACCAAAGGTGATATCTCCGAAGCCCTTAGCGGATTGCAACGTGATGACGACAAAAAGGGCTTTGAAATATTAAAAGTAAAGGGGTGGGATTACACCGCCCTGATCCATGCTTTTGAAAATGCTTCGGACATTGCCAGGGAAGGTCATGTGCCCGTACTTATCCATGTAACAGAGCTTACCCAACCCCAAGGTCACTCTACTTCGGGCTCGCATGAAAGATACAAGTCCTCCGAGCGTTTGGAATGGGAACGGGAAAATGATTGTAACAAACGTTTTAGAGAGTGGATTCTTGAGAACGGCATAAGTACCGAAGAGTATCTTAAAAAAGTGGAACGTGAAATAAAGCACAAAGTGCGTGCTGCCAAAAAAGAAGCATGGTCCGAGTTTTTAAAACCACAATTGGCCGCTAAAAAAGAATTGGTACCACTACTGGAAAAGACAGCAAACCAAAGTCCAAATCGTGCTTTTATAACCAAATTGAAGAACGACTTAATAGCTATCGAGGAACCCTTGAAAAAGGATTTAGCGTCCAAATCCAGACAAGCGCTTCGTTATCTTTTGGGGGAATCTACACCAGAGAAAAAACAGCTTCAACAATGGGTGGATGATTTCTTGGCAACCAATGAGCCACAATTTAGCTCACATCTATATAACGAACTTGGTAATAAAGCCACCAAAGTGGAACAAGTACTCCCCTCCTATTCCAATGAGAGCGAGGTAGATGGTAGAATCATTTTAAGGGACAATTTTGACGCCCTTTTCACTAAGTATCCAGAAGCTTTGGTATTTGGCGAGGATACTGGGAATATTGGAGATGTAAACCAAGGGCTTGAAGGGCTTCAAAAGAAATATGGAGAATTAAGGGTCGCCGATACGGGAATACGCGAAACTTCCATAATAGGACAGGGAATTGGAATGGCACTACGAGGTTTGCGCCCCATTGCCGAAATACAATATTTGGATTACATTCTTTACGCTATCCAAACATTGAGCGACGATTTGGCAACGCTAATGTACCGAACCGTCGGAAAACAAAAGGCGCCGCTTATTGTACGTACCAGAGGACACCGTTTGGAGGGAATATGGCACTCTGGCTCACCCATGGGCGGATTGATCAATTTGTTACGGGGAATGTACATCCTTACTCCCAGAAACATGACACAGGCCGCAGGTTTCTACAACACACTTATGAAAAGTGACGAACCTGCCTTGATTATCGAAAGCCTGAACGGGTATCGTTTAAAAGAAAAGAAACCTTCCAATTTAGGTGAGTTCTGCACGCCGATCGGTAAAGTGGAAACCCTAAAAGAAGGAACGGACATTACATTGCTATCCTACGGTTCCACCCTTAGGATTGTGGAAAAAGTAGCCAACGACCTTTTGGAAGTAGGTATAGATGCAGAAGTGATTGATGCCCAATCATTGCTTCCATTTGATTTGGAACATGATGTGGTGAAAAGTCTGCAAAAAACCAACAGATTCTTGGTAATCGATGAAGATGTTCCCGGTGGATGCTCTGCCTATTTATTGCAAGAAGTGGTCGAAAAACAAGGAGGCTACCGTTATTTGGACAGTGCTCCACAAACCTTGTCAGCAAAAGCGCACCGTCCAGCTTACGCATCAGATGGGGATTACTTTTCCAAACCCAACGCTGAGGACATTTTTGAGAAGGTTTACCAGATTATGCACGAATCCGACCCGAAATCCTACCCAGCGCTTAGGTAA
- a CDS encoding OmpA/MotB family protein: MKKFFLGTLAMTVLLSSCVSQKKYADLEAKHKETQDLLNSATVKLNDCLEEKATADSRLKTLEDQNAFLKANNQELINNMGNLTTLTTKGAENLEKSLESLREKDLTIRKLQDAVTRRDSVNLALVQSLKGVLGNLDDEDIEISVEKGVVFVSISDKLLFRSGSYNVTNAAKEVLGKVAKVVNNKPDFEFMVEGHTDNVPYRSGVLLDNWDLSAKRATSVVRILQNDFGVDPARMTAAGRSYYIPLVDNDTSANRAKNRRTRIVVLPKIDQFYNMIEEGMKDPAIGGTGK; encoded by the coding sequence ATGAAAAAATTTTTTCTAGGAACATTGGCGATGACAGTTCTTCTATCTTCTTGCGTATCGCAAAAGAAATATGCCGATCTTGAAGCCAAACACAAAGAAACCCAAGACCTATTGAATTCTGCAACCGTTAAATTGAACGATTGCTTGGAAGAAAAAGCAACTGCAGATTCCAGGTTGAAAACACTTGAAGACCAAAACGCATTCCTTAAAGCAAATAACCAAGAGCTCATCAACAACATGGGCAACTTGACAACGCTTACTACAAAAGGTGCCGAAAACCTTGAGAAATCATTGGAAAGTCTTCGTGAAAAAGACCTTACCATCAGAAAATTACAAGATGCCGTTACACGTAGAGACTCTGTAAACCTTGCTTTGGTACAGAGCCTAAAAGGCGTATTGGGCAACTTGGATGACGAAGACATCGAAATCAGTGTTGAAAAAGGTGTGGTATTCGTATCCATTTCCGACAAATTGTTGTTTAGAAGTGGAAGCTACAACGTAACAAATGCTGCAAAAGAAGTGCTTGGCAAAGTAGCCAAAGTGGTGAACAACAAGCCTGATTTTGAATTTATGGTAGAAGGACACACCGACAACGTACCATACAGAAGTGGTGTACTATTGGATAACTGGGACCTAAGTGCCAAAAGAGCAACATCTGTTGTTAGAATCCTACAAAACGACTTTGGTGTAGACCCTGCTAGAATGACAGCTGCTGGACGTAGTTACTACATACCACTTGTTGACAACGATACTTCTGCCAATAGAGCCAAGAACAGAAGAACAAGAATTGTTGTACTTCCAAAAATCGATCAGTTCTACAACATGATCGAAGAAGGAATGAAAGATCCTGCAATCGGCGGTACAGGCAAATAA
- a CDS encoding aminopeptidase N → MPFTRAEPLVQTFNFAALINHRVLLSISLLIIMVCPKLWGQHKNEIVATLDGPTNQIRIRQHFTYVNQSNKGLSTLYFNDWNHAYSNKNTALAKRFAEEFNRSLHLAKDRERGKTTIKTIVDDNYAGLDWKRKGNTDIISVTLNEILKPGESIQLFFTYTIKLPSAKFTGYGRTDNLGYNLQDWYLTPAVFDGDWKLYNNINLDDLYTDITETRINFTFPERLFLASNYRMSSISNFPGGQHVQLIGDKRKNCEIILTIDERFTKHVTDYLTITTDIESNKYEEISQGISIIKIAQFLHENLGGYPHDNLLVSEFDYNRSPLYGISQLPSFIRPYEEQFQFEMKFLKTAIRNYLKESLYLDPRKERWVNDAIGYYLMIKYVEEHYPDQKLIGKLSKIWGLKNFHLAQMDFNEQYSLFSMLSARKNIDQALTTSNDSLIKFNQKIANGYKAGLGMSYLSAYLGEKKIDSTVLDFFKNYKQKQFVSAADFRKTIEKYADKEVDWFFEEYVATDKKIDFKIKKVEKTEDSITFVLKNKQGTKVPISVFGLENDSVVSQYWFSDIDTTESFTIPRKSEDRLVLNYDQKIPEFNQRDNWKTLNGWLSSNKKLKFQFFKDTEDPYYNQVFYVPIANFNLYDGITPGLRLYNKTFLERQFQYDISPTYSFLERTLVGKVGFRYRKYHKKTGLYVTNYSFSASTSHFQENSRFTTITPAVSFGWRPNDLLSNRRQSLLFRYRSVFRTIDESLVGELDTDPDYGVMNVRFTDVDNNILNYSSWSVDAQHSSEFTKLAFELEYRKLFQSNRQLNLRFYAGKFLRNKTASDFFSFALDRPTDYMFDLAYLGRSESSGLYSQQIIIAEGGFKSKLENPFANDWIATTNASTNIWRWVEAYGDLGFIKNKGDDTRFVYDSGIRLNLVTDYFELYFPMYSNRGWEIGQDDYGQRIRFVVTISPRTLIGLFTRKWF, encoded by the coding sequence ATGCCTTTTACAAGGGCAGAACCCTTAGTCCAAACTTTTAATTTTGCTGCATTGATCAACCATCGAGTATTACTTAGTATTTCGCTGCTTATTATAATGGTGTGTCCCAAACTTTGGGGACAGCACAAAAATGAGATAGTGGCCACCCTCGATGGACCCACCAACCAAATACGGATTCGGCAACATTTTACCTATGTCAACCAATCGAACAAAGGATTATCCACCTTGTATTTCAACGATTGGAACCATGCATATTCCAACAAAAACACGGCACTGGCCAAGCGGTTTGCAGAAGAATTCAACCGAAGTCTTCATTTGGCAAAAGACAGGGAAAGAGGCAAAACCACCATTAAAACCATTGTAGATGACAACTATGCTGGTTTGGATTGGAAAAGAAAGGGAAATACAGATATCATTTCCGTCACCTTGAATGAAATACTTAAGCCCGGAGAATCCATTCAGTTGTTTTTTACCTACACCATTAAATTGCCCAGTGCCAAGTTTACGGGTTACGGGCGCACCGATAACCTTGGGTATAACTTACAGGATTGGTACTTGACCCCAGCTGTTTTTGATGGTGACTGGAAATTGTACAACAACATAAACCTTGATGACCTCTATACGGACATTACGGAGACCCGAATTAATTTTACCTTCCCGGAGCGGTTGTTCCTGGCATCAAACTACCGAATGTCCAGTATTTCAAATTTTCCGGGAGGACAGCATGTGCAACTTATTGGCGACAAAAGAAAAAACTGTGAAATCATTCTCACCATTGATGAAAGGTTCACCAAGCACGTTACGGATTACCTCACCATCACTACGGATATTGAATCGAACAAGTACGAGGAAATATCCCAAGGAATATCCATTATAAAAATTGCACAATTTCTTCATGAAAACCTAGGGGGGTACCCTCATGATAATCTTTTAGTGAGTGAATTCGATTATAATAGATCTCCGCTGTACGGAATCAGTCAGCTCCCATCTTTTATAAGGCCATACGAAGAGCAGTTTCAATTTGAGATGAAGTTTTTGAAAACGGCCATTCGCAATTATTTAAAGGAGTCTTTATACCTAGATCCACGAAAGGAACGATGGGTGAACGATGCCATTGGATACTATCTGATGATTAAATATGTGGAAGAGCATTACCCCGACCAAAAGCTGATCGGTAAGCTTTCCAAAATCTGGGGATTAAAAAACTTTCATTTGGCACAAATGGATTTTAACGAGCAGTACTCCCTGTTCAGCATGCTCTCTGCACGTAAAAACATCGACCAAGCACTAACAACTTCCAACGATTCCCTGATCAAGTTCAACCAAAAAATTGCCAATGGGTACAAAGCTGGTCTCGGCATGTCCTATCTGTCCGCTTATTTGGGTGAAAAGAAAATAGACAGTACGGTTCTGGATTTCTTCAAGAATTATAAACAAAAACAGTTTGTATCGGCCGCTGATTTTAGAAAAACCATCGAAAAATATGCGGACAAGGAAGTGGATTGGTTTTTTGAAGAATATGTGGCCACTGACAAAAAGATTGATTTCAAAATCAAGAAAGTAGAAAAAACCGAGGATTCCATCACCTTTGTACTTAAGAATAAACAGGGAACCAAAGTGCCCATATCGGTTTTTGGACTCGAAAATGATTCCGTGGTATCCCAATATTGGTTTTCGGACATAGATACCACCGAGAGTTTCACCATTCCCCGAAAGAGTGAAGATCGTTTGGTATTGAACTACGATCAAAAAATCCCCGAGTTCAATCAACGTGATAACTGGAAGACTTTGAACGGTTGGCTATCGAGCAATAAAAAATTAAAGTTCCAATTCTTTAAAGACACCGAGGACCCCTATTACAATCAGGTGTTTTATGTCCCCATAGCAAACTTTAACCTATACGATGGTATAACACCTGGATTAAGGCTCTACAACAAAACCTTTCTGGAAAGGCAATTCCAGTACGATATATCGCCCACTTATTCCTTTTTGGAGCGCACCCTCGTGGGGAAAGTTGGTTTTAGGTACCGTAAGTATCATAAAAAAACCGGGCTGTACGTTACCAATTATTCGTTTTCAGCATCAACCTCCCACTTTCAGGAAAATTCAAGATTTACCACAATCACACCTGCAGTTAGTTTTGGCTGGCGTCCCAACGACCTACTCTCCAACCGTAGACAAAGCTTGCTGTTTAGGTATAGAAGCGTGTTTAGGACCATAGATGAAAGTCTGGTAGGTGAATTGGATACTGACCCCGACTACGGCGTAATGAATGTTAGGTTTACCGATGTGGACAACAATATCCTGAATTATTCATCTTGGTCGGTAGATGCCCAACATTCCAGCGAGTTTACCAAACTTGCCTTTGAACTGGAATATAGAAAATTGTTTCAGAGCAACAGACAATTGAACTTGCGCTTTTATGCAGGCAAATTTTTACGCAACAAGACAGCGTCGGACTTTTTTAGTTTTGCCTTGGACAGACCAACGGATTACATGTTCGACCTTGCTTATTTGGGTAGGTCCGAGAGTTCTGGCTTGTACAGTCAGCAAATTATTATTGCCGAGGGCGGGTTTAAATCAAAACTCGAAAACCCTTTTGCAAACGATTGGATTGCTACGACCAACGCAAGCACCAATATCTGGCGATGGGTAGAAGCCTACGGTGACCTTGGCTTTATTAAAAATAAAGGTGACGATACCCGTTTTGTTTACGACTCCGGTATCCGCTTGAATTTGGTAACGGACTATTTTGAACTCTACTTTCCCATGTATTCCAACAGAGGTTGGGAAATTGGCCAAGACGATTACGGACAACGTATTCGTTTTGTGGTTACCATAAGTCCAAGAACCTTGATTGGGTTGTTTACAAGAAAGTGGTTTTAA
- a CDS encoding DoxX family protein — protein MKNNTLIHLGLALLRIVPSAFMLTHGYPKLMNLINGNTEFVNPFGIGQAPSLFLAVVGEFICPLLIIIGFKTRWAAIPTAITMFVAGFMIHGADPFGKKEMALLYLTIFVVIMLLGPGKYSVDKK, from the coding sequence ATGAAAAACAATACTTTGATACACCTAGGGCTTGCTTTGCTTAGAATTGTACCATCTGCATTTATGCTAACCCACGGCTACCCTAAACTTATGAATCTGATCAACGGTAACACGGAATTTGTCAACCCTTTTGGTATTGGTCAAGCTCCGTCTCTTTTTTTGGCCGTTGTTGGTGAATTTATTTGTCCACTTTTAATCATTATAGGTTTTAAAACCAGATGGGCCGCTATACCTACCGCAATAACCATGTTTGTTGCAGGCTTTATGATCCACGGAGCTGATCCATTCGGAAAAAAGGAGATGGCTTTACTTTACCTAACCATATTTGTGGTCATCATGCTATTGGGTCCAGGTAAATACAGCGTGGACAAAAAGTAA
- a CDS encoding glycosyltransferase family 2 protein — MKIAVVILNWNGEALLERFLPSVMECSGGADIYVVDNASTDGSVDFLKQHYPTIGIVQNTSNGGFAKGYNDGLKNIEADVFCLLNSDVEVTPNWLEPIKEAFNTLPDASIIQPKVLDLNQKDHFEYAGAAGGFIDMFGYPFCRGRIFQTIEKDEGQYDDVKEVFWATGACMFIKSDVFRKLGGFDEDYFAHQEEIDLCWRAKNAGHKVYYVGQSHVYHLGGSTLSNMNPKKTFLNFRNSLYSITKNLPRKKALPIIFVRLLLDGIAAVRFIFQLKFDHCFAILKAHLSFYVNFIKMYRKREKANFLLKYHITTSIVWSYFVHQVNNFNILVKD, encoded by the coding sequence TTGAAAATTGCCGTCGTCATACTCAATTGGAATGGGGAAGCCTTACTCGAAAGGTTTCTGCCTTCGGTTATGGAATGTTCCGGAGGAGCTGATATTTATGTTGTGGACAATGCCAGCACCGATGGTTCGGTCGATTTTTTAAAACAACACTACCCCACTATTGGTATTGTTCAGAATACATCCAACGGAGGCTTTGCCAAAGGTTACAATGATGGACTTAAAAACATTGAGGCAGATGTGTTCTGCTTGTTGAATTCTGATGTTGAGGTAACTCCAAACTGGCTGGAACCCATAAAAGAAGCCTTTAACACCCTTCCTGATGCCTCCATAATCCAACCCAAAGTATTGGATCTTAACCAAAAGGACCATTTTGAATATGCCGGTGCAGCTGGAGGGTTTATAGACATGTTCGGTTATCCTTTTTGTAGGGGACGCATATTCCAGACCATAGAAAAGGACGAGGGACAATACGACGATGTAAAAGAAGTATTTTGGGCCACAGGTGCCTGTATGTTTATTAAAAGTGATGTATTCCGAAAACTAGGCGGCTTCGATGAGGACTATTTTGCCCATCAAGAAGAAATTGATCTGTGTTGGCGGGCCAAAAATGCCGGACACAAAGTGTATTACGTTGGCCAAAGCCATGTGTATCATTTAGGAGGCAGCACATTGTCCAACATGAATCCCAAGAAAACTTTTCTGAATTTCAGGAACTCGCTCTACTCCATTACAAAAAATCTTCCAAGAAAAAAAGCACTGCCCATAATTTTTGTCCGTTTACTATTGGATGGCATTGCTGCCGTGCGATTCATTTTTCAATTAAAGTTCGATCACTGTTTTGCCATTTTAAAGGCTCATCTCAGTTTTTATGTTAACTTTATAAAAATGTACAGAAAGCGCGAAAAAGCTAATTTTTTATTAAAGTACCACATTACGACATCCATAGTATGGTCCTATTTCGTACATCAAGTAAATAATTTTAACATTTTAGTAAAAGATTAA